In Ferribacterium limneticum, a genomic segment contains:
- the xrtA gene encoding exosortase A, with protein MQSQLPNWKPTLTAIVGILLWIGYWYWGTLEAMAQIWWRSETYTHGLIVPPIALWLIWRDRQQPAAAQPQATGWAALPLIGLIFLWLLGELSAVNALTQFAVIGIIVMAIMALVGWQVSKLIAFPLLFLFFAVPIGDFLLPQLMEWTADFTVQALRLTGIPVYREGQNFVIPSSNWSVVEACSGVRYLIASLTVGTLYAYLTYTSLKRRLIFILVSLLVPILANWLRAYIIVMLGHLSGNKLAAGVDHLIYGWVFFGVVIVIMFAIGARWAEPMEPAQQPCLTTGKAPQKQPYFWAITLLLAVLIAAGPLYEKHLRQSNIDASVSLLLPATAGSWQVDAPAIDWKPRFANPSAEQHSVYRNPDGWVGLYIAYYQNQNYERKLVTSTNVLVTSSDPLWQIVENHQANTNFGGNQVAIREAELLKKRSLADERYIVWQAYWVNGHLTTSDIKAKWLTAWAMLTGHGDDSAAVIIYTPKDSAAKDLPTFVNEAGGEILRSLSEARPK; from the coding sequence ATGCAAAGCCAATTGCCCAACTGGAAGCCGACGCTGACGGCAATCGTGGGAATCCTGCTCTGGATCGGCTATTGGTACTGGGGCACGCTGGAAGCGATGGCACAAATATGGTGGCGATCAGAAACCTATACCCATGGGTTGATCGTGCCGCCGATTGCACTTTGGCTAATATGGCGGGACCGGCAGCAGCCGGCTGCCGCGCAACCCCAGGCAACCGGCTGGGCAGCCCTGCCGCTCATCGGGCTTATTTTCCTCTGGCTCCTGGGCGAACTCTCAGCCGTAAACGCGCTTACCCAGTTTGCTGTCATCGGCATCATCGTCATGGCGATCATGGCCTTGGTCGGCTGGCAAGTCAGCAAGCTTATCGCCTTCCCACTGCTCTTTCTTTTCTTTGCCGTCCCGATCGGTGACTTCCTGTTGCCACAGTTGATGGAATGGACCGCCGACTTTACTGTTCAAGCCTTGCGCCTGACCGGAATTCCCGTTTATCGGGAAGGCCAGAATTTCGTCATCCCGAGCAGTAACTGGTCCGTCGTTGAAGCTTGCAGTGGCGTTCGCTACCTGATCGCCTCATTGACGGTCGGCACGCTGTACGCCTATCTGACATACACTTCGCTTAAACGCCGACTGATTTTCATCCTCGTTTCACTGCTCGTCCCGATCCTCGCCAACTGGCTACGCGCCTACATCATCGTGATGCTCGGTCACCTTTCCGGTAACAAACTGGCGGCCGGTGTAGACCACCTGATTTACGGCTGGGTATTTTTCGGTGTAGTCATCGTCATCATGTTTGCCATTGGCGCTCGCTGGGCCGAGCCAATGGAACCGGCCCAGCAGCCCTGTCTAACGACCGGCAAGGCACCCCAGAAACAACCGTATTTCTGGGCGATCACGCTCCTTCTCGCGGTCCTCATTGCCGCCGGCCCGCTCTACGAAAAACATCTGCGGCAATCCAATATCGATGCAAGTGTCAGTCTTTTATTGCCCGCAACTGCCGGCTCCTGGCAGGTAGATGCCCCTGCCATTGACTGGAAACCGAGATTTGCCAACCCCTCGGCAGAACAGCACTCTGTTTATCGCAACCCGGACGGCTGGGTCGGTCTCTACATTGCTTACTACCAAAACCAGAACTACGAGCGCAAGTTGGTAACCTCAACCAACGTGCTTGTGACGTCGAGCGACCCACTCTGGCAAATCGTGGAAAATCATCAGGCAAATACGAACTTTGGCGGCAACCAAGTGGCCATTCGCGAGGCCGAACTGCTGAAGAAGCGTAGCTTGGCCGATGAACGCTACATCGTCTGGCAGGCGTACTGGGTCAACGGACATCTGACCACCAGCGACATCAAGGCAAAATGGCTGACTGCATGGGCTATGCTCACCGGGCACGGCGATGACAGCGCCGCCGTTATCATCTACACGCCTAAAGACTCGGCCGCCAAGGATTTGCCCACCTTCGTCAACGAGGCTGGCGGCGAAATCCTGCGCAGCCTCAGCGAAGCGCGGCCGAAATGA
- a CDS encoding TIGR03088 family PEP-CTERM/XrtA system glycosyltransferase produces the protein MSDGRPLVAHIMHRFDTGGLENGVVNLINHMPADAYRHAIISLTEITDFKKRIQRPDVQFFALNKKPGHALWIYPQLYRLFRQLRPTIVHTRNLAALEASVPAWAARVPARIHGEHGRDVGDFDGTNKKCQWIRRIYSPFVKHYIVLSQDLAHYLINPVGIGAKRVTQIYNGVDAVRFHPAPERQDIPGSPFNEAGLWLVGTAGRMQTVKDQTNLARAFVLAINTKPSLRQHLRLVMVGDGPLRHESLAILETAGLAELAWLPGERNDIPEIMRGLDCFVLPSLGEGISNTILEAMASGLPVIATKVGGNPELVQEGRTGHLVPAADPGALARAIINLAQSPEKSRAMGYAGRKRIEAQFSMTAMIDSYQQIYDRLLGRMLRSTGN, from the coding sequence ATGAGCGATGGCCGCCCGCTGGTTGCTCACATCATGCACCGCTTCGATACCGGCGGTCTGGAAAATGGTGTCGTTAACCTGATCAACCACATGCCAGCTGATGCTTATCGGCATGCCATCATCTCACTCACCGAGATCACAGACTTCAAAAAACGCATCCAGCGTCCCGATGTCCAATTCTTTGCCCTGAACAAGAAACCGGGGCACGCCCTCTGGATCTACCCACAGTTGTACCGCCTATTCCGCCAACTCCGGCCCACGATCGTGCACACCCGCAACCTGGCTGCACTGGAAGCCTCCGTGCCAGCCTGGGCCGCTCGAGTGCCGGCTCGCATCCATGGCGAACACGGGCGCGATGTTGGCGACTTCGACGGTACCAACAAGAAGTGCCAATGGATTCGACGGATCTACAGCCCGTTCGTGAAACATTACATAGTTCTCTCCCAAGATCTCGCACACTATCTAATTAATCCTGTTGGCATTGGTGCAAAGCGCGTGACACAAATATATAACGGTGTGGACGCCGTCCGCTTCCATCCCGCCCCTGAGAGACAAGATATTCCCGGCTCCCCGTTTAACGAAGCCGGGCTCTGGCTCGTCGGTACCGCTGGCCGCATGCAGACCGTCAAGGATCAAACCAACCTGGCCCGTGCCTTCGTTTTGGCCATCAATACCAAGCCATCCCTGCGCCAGCACCTGCGTCTGGTCATGGTCGGCGACGGCCCATTACGCCACGAATCGCTCGCCATCCTCGAAACAGCCGGCCTAGCCGAACTCGCGTGGCTGCCCGGGGAACGTAATGACATCCCCGAGATTATGCGCGGACTTGACTGCTTCGTCCTGCCCTCGCTCGGCGAAGGCATCTCCAACACCATTCTCGAAGCCATGGCCAGCGGGCTACCAGTGATCGCCACAAAAGTTGGCGGCAACCCGGAACTGGTTCAGGAAGGGCGCACCGGCCATCTGGTCCCGGCGGCAGATCCCGGCGCCCTCGCCCGAGCCATCATCAACCTCGCCCAATCCCCGGAAAAATCCCGTGCCATGGGTTATGCCGGACGGAAGCGCATTGAGGCACAATTCAGCATGACGGCCATGATCGACAGCTACCAGCAGATTTACGACCGACTGCTTGGCAGAATGCTACGGTCAACCGGAAATTAA
- a CDS encoding XrtA/PEP-CTERM system amidotransferase: MCGITGIFDTRGKSDIDRALLNRMNEAQFHRGPDEGGLHVEPGVGLGHRRLSIIDLSTGQQPLYNEDQSVCVVFNGEIYNYQALIPELQALGHIFHTRSDTEVIVHAWEAWGESCVDRFRGMFAFALWDRNRETLFLARDRLGVKPLYYALLDDGTFLFGSELKSILAHGGLKRDIDPCAVEEYFALGYVAEPRTIFKQAQKLPPACTLLLRRGQPVSEPREYWDVRFTLDNPISDADARAELTHRLEESIKLRMISEVPLGAFLSGGVDSSAVVAIMAGLSPNPVNTCSIGFSDPAFNESEFAKMVADRYHTNHHLDIVESDDFDLIDTLAKLYDEPYADSSAIPTYRVCQLARKHVTVALSGDGGDESFGGYRRYKLHLMEEKMRSALPLSLRRPLFGALGRLYPKADWAPRVFRAKTTFEGIARSSVEAYFHSVSILRAPMRNQLFSQKFKSELSGYNAIEVFKQHAAKTNTDDPLAQIQYLDLKTYLVGDINTKVDRASMAHSLEVREPLMDHELIEWLATLNSSQKIRGQETKYLLKKSMEPLLPNDVLYRPKMGFSVPLARWFRGPLKQRVQDALLGPRLSDTGWFNRDYLKHLVDAHNNGSRDYSASIWTLLMFEAFLRNVMEQGQA; the protein is encoded by the coding sequence ATGTGCGGCATCACAGGCATCTTTGACACCCGAGGCAAAAGCGACATCGATCGTGCGCTATTGAATCGCATGAACGAAGCGCAGTTCCATCGCGGCCCTGATGAAGGCGGCCTGCATGTCGAACCCGGCGTCGGGCTCGGCCACCGTCGCCTGTCGATCATCGACTTGTCTACGGGCCAGCAACCGCTCTACAACGAAGACCAGAGCGTCTGCGTCGTCTTCAACGGTGAAATCTACAACTATCAGGCGCTGATCCCGGAGTTGCAAGCGCTCGGCCATATTTTTCACACCCGCAGCGACACCGAAGTCATCGTGCACGCCTGGGAAGCCTGGGGCGAAAGCTGTGTCGACCGCTTTCGCGGCATGTTCGCCTTCGCCCTCTGGGACCGCAATCGCGAAACACTCTTTCTGGCTCGCGACCGTCTTGGCGTCAAGCCTCTCTACTACGCCCTGCTCGACGATGGCACCTTCCTCTTCGGTTCCGAACTCAAATCCATCCTCGCCCACGGTGGCCTCAAACGCGACATCGACCCCTGCGCCGTCGAGGAATACTTTGCCCTCGGGTACGTCGCCGAACCGCGCACCATCTTCAAGCAAGCCCAAAAGCTCCCGCCCGCCTGCACCCTGCTCCTGCGTCGCGGCCAGCCTGTCAGCGAACCCCGCGAATACTGGGACGTCCGCTTCACGCTCGATAACCCGATCAGCGATGCCGACGCCCGCGCCGAGCTGACCCACCGACTCGAAGAGTCGATCAAACTGCGCATGATCTCCGAAGTGCCACTCGGCGCCTTCCTCTCCGGCGGCGTCGACTCAAGCGCCGTCGTCGCCATCATGGCCGGCCTCTCACCAAACCCGGTCAACACCTGTTCCATCGGCTTTTCCGACCCCGCCTTCAATGAATCGGAATTCGCCAAAATGGTGGCCGACCGCTACCACACCAACCACCACCTCGACATCGTTGAAAGCGACGACTTCGACCTCATCGACACCCTGGCCAAACTCTACGACGAGCCCTACGCCGACAGTTCCGCCATCCCCACCTACCGCGTCTGCCAACTGGCCCGCAAGCACGTCACCGTCGCTCTTTCCGGCGATGGCGGCGATGAAAGCTTCGGCGGCTACCGCCGCTACAAACTACACCTGATGGAAGAAAAGATGCGCTCGGCCCTGCCGCTGAGCCTGCGCCGCCCGCTCTTCGGCGCTCTGGGCAGGCTCTACCCGAAAGCCGACTGGGCGCCACGCGTCTTCCGCGCAAAAACCACCTTCGAAGGAATCGCCCGCAGTTCGGTGGAAGCTTACTTCCACTCCGTTTCGATTCTGCGCGCCCCGATGCGCAACCAGCTGTTCAGCCAGAAATTCAAATCAGAACTCAGCGGCTACAACGCCATCGAAGTATTCAAGCAGCATGCAGCCAAAACCAACACCGACGACCCTCTAGCCCAGATCCAGTATCTCGACCTCAAAACCTACCTCGTCGGCGACATTAACACCAAGGTCGACCGGGCCAGCATGGCCCATTCGCTCGAAGTCCGCGAACCTCTGATGGACCACGAACTGATCGAATGGCTGGCCACGCTGAATTCCTCCCAGAAAATTCGCGGCCAGGAAACCAAATACCTGCTCAAAAAGTCGATGGAGCCCTTACTCCCCAACGACGTCCTCTATCGTCCGAAAATGGGCTTCTCGGTGCCGCTTGCCCGCTGGTTCCGTGGCCCGCTCAAACAGCGGGTCCAGGATGCGCTGCTCGGCCCGCGCCTGTCCGACACCGGCTGGTTCAATCGCGACTACCTGAAACACCTGGTCGACGCCCACAACAACGGCAGCCGCGACTACAGCGCCTCGATCTGGACCCTGCTGATGTTTGAAGCCTTCCTGCGCAACGTCATGGAACAAGGCCAAGCATGA